A region from the Acyrthosiphon pisum isolate AL4f chromosome A1, pea_aphid_22Mar2018_4r6ur, whole genome shotgun sequence genome encodes:
- the LOC100167800 gene encoding polycomb protein Sfmbt isoform X2 produces the protein MDYPVHKDHMNFVWMNGDNNMFIPHSENEHTAAIDPAFFDNSMPQTETIQPSMELNNYMLYNHPKDMDNSNGIWKFQAARGIQNIGICEQGRKINAPTSRKIKPIQNPALKLKTPIAYQRDSDPNMLPIEKEGRAVCINCGAIGVKHSFYTKLRNFCSQACVKATMEKSAIYWSGESQNKDISEELESSSTSVKDEHVFTEMPKIDVSNYLIPAEKSEVKAHQIMEDESESDDSLSFTTYPIEEDLLFPPDKKPCRPIPQTYDWVKDLTNKNDDVVPVQCFRYAPMADCWDDIAVGIKVEVVNTDCDNFSEEFPDYYWVASIVNIAGYKAKLRYEGYESEDSSDFWVNLCSCVVHPVGWCATRGKPLIPPKSIQSKHCDWKDFLVKRLTGARTLPTNFRLKIFESLKSKFRIDLNLELIDKEHISKVKVAKILNIIGKRLELRYYDDEEQVFWVHEDSPLIHPVGWAGRVGHSLCAPDEYCDRTSKGLRDKDDATEDLFPISIPFKSGFQVGMKLEAIDPLNLASICVATIMKVLNDGYLMISIDFYNSTPKDWFCYHCTSASIMPAGFCKAHGINLKPPQNSINPFVWKDYLVNSSSIAAPEHLFDMEIPNHGFKCGMKLECTDLMNPHLICVATVVRTAGRLIEVHFDGWENDFNQWLDCCSSDIFPVGWCELVGYKLEGPITQTIQEHRPSKHKKKKSRKHQRVPAKKVTVPPLIVHTKVSQKWTADNKITCVRSPVSAAESLGPDQSLPVASVNNATSIKEEDELKRSFLEKDINIWSEKDVSEFLLFNQCATYCDVFLSQNIDGIQLLNLTKEEIIHMTGNKVGPSLKIFDLIQKLKNKTKRKKYL, from the exons ATGGATTATCCGGTTCATAAAG ATCACATGAATTTTGTATGGATGAATGGagacaataatatgtttattccCCACTCTGAAAATGAACATACTGCAGCTATAGATCCGGCGTTTTTTGATAACTCTATGCCACAGACGGAAACTATTCAACCTAGCATG GAATTGAACAATTACATGTTATACAATCATCCAAAGGATATGGATAACTCAAATGGAATATGGAAATTCCAAGCTGCACGTGGTATTCAGAACATTGGGATTTGTGAACAAGGAAGAAAAATAAATGCACCTACCTCTCGCAAAATTAAACCTATTCAAAATCCtgcattaaaattgaaaactcctATTGCATATCAAAGAGATTCAGATCCTAACATGTTACCTATTGAAAAAGAAGGAAGAG ctGTTTGTATAAATTGCGGTGCCATTGGTGTTAAACATTCATTTTACACAAAACTAAGAAATTTCTGCAGTCAAGCTTGTGTTAAAGCAACAATGGAAAAGTCTGCAATCTATTGGTCCGGGGAATctcaaaataaagatatttctGAAGAACTAGAATCATCTTCTACTTCTGTAAAAGATGAACATGTATTTACTGAAATg cctaAAATTGATGTCAGTAATTACCTTATTCCTGCTGAAAAAAGCGAGGTTAAAGCTCACCAAATTATGGAAGATGAATCTGAATCTGATGATTCACTTTCTTTTACTACATATCCCATTGAAGAAGATTTATTGTTTCCTCCTGATAAAAAACCATGTCGTCCAATTCCTCAAACATATGATTGGGTGAAAGATTTGACTAACAAAAATGATGATGTTGTTCCTGTTCAATGTTTCcgttat gcTCCTATGGCCGACTGTTGGGATGATATAGCAGTTGGAATTAAAGTTGAAGTTGTAAATACAGATTGTGATAATTTTAGTGAAGAATTTCCTGACTACTATTGGGTTGCTTCTATAGTTAATATTGCag GATATAAAGCAAAGTTACGTTATGAGGGGTATGAATCAGAAGATAGTAGCGATTTTTGGGTAAATTTATGTTCTTGTGTTGTACATCCAGTTGGTTGGTGTGCTACGAGGGGTAAACCATTAATACCTCCTAAgt cTATTCAATCAAAACATTGTGATTGGAAAGATTTTTTAGTCAAGCGTTTAACAGGAGCTAGAACATTGCCTACaaattttcgtttaaaaatatttgaatctcTGAAGTCAAAATTTCG aattgatttaaatttggaATTAATTGATAAAGAACATATATCAAAAGTTAAGGTAGCCAAAATTCTTAATATAATTGGTAAACGGTTAGAACTAAGGTATTATGATGATGAAGAACAGG tattttgggTACATGAAGACTCACCATTAATTCATCCAGTTGGTTGGGCTGGTCGAGTAGGTCATAGTTTGTGTGCTCCTGATGAATATTGTGATAGAACATCAAAAGGCTTACGTGATAAAGATGATGCTACAGAAGATCTTTTTCCAATATCAATACCATTTAAGTCAGGATTTCAAGTTGGAATGAAACTGGAAGCAATTGATCCTTTAAACCTTGCATCAATATGTGTTGCAACTATTATGAAA GTGCTGAATGACGGCTATTTAATGATCTCTATTGACTTTTATAATAGTACACCAAAAGATTGGTTTTGTTATCATTGTACATCTGCAAGTATTATGCCAGCTGGATTTTGTAAAGCGCatggtattaatttaaaaccacCTCAAAATTCTATTAACCCTTTTGTATGGAAAGACTATCTAGTAAATTCTAGTAGTATAGCAGCTCCAGAACATCTCTTTGATATG GAAATACCTAATCATGGATTTAAATGCGGTATGAAACTTGAGTGTACTGATTTAATGAATCCTCATTTAATATGTGTGGCAACTGTAGTAAGAACAGCGGGGCGGTTAATAGAAGTTCATTTTGATGGATGGGAAAATGACTTCAACCAATGGTTAGATTGTTGCTCATCTGATATATTTCCAGTTGGCTGGTGTGAATTAGTTGGTTATAAATTAGAAGGACCTATCACACAAACCATTCAAG agcaTCGACctagtaaacataaaaaaaaaaaatcaaggaaaCATCAACGTGTACCAGCCAAAAAAGTTACTGTACCACCTTTAATAGTTCATACAAAG gtctCTCAGAAATGGACTGctgacaataaaataacttgtgTACGAAGTCCAGTTTCAGCAGCAGAATCTTTAGGTCCAGATCAATCTCTACCAGTTGCTAGTGTAAat AATGCAACAAGTATTAAAGAAGAAGATGAACTAAAACGATCATTTTTGgaaaaagatataaatatatggaGTGAAAAAGATGTATctgagtttttactttttaatcagTGTGCTACATACTGTGATGTTTTTTTAAGCCAA AATATTGATGGTATACAACTGTTGAATCTCACCAAAGAAGAAATTATACACATGACAGGAAATAAAGTTGGCCCATCACTGAAAATATTTGatcttatacaaaaattaaaaaacaaaactaaaagaaaaaaatacctgTGA
- the LOC100167800 gene encoding polycomb protein Sfmbt isoform X1, with amino-acid sequence MDYPVHKDHMNFVWMNGDNNMFIPHSENEHTAAIDPAFFDNSMPQTETIQPSMELNNYMLYNHPKDMDNSNGIWKFQAARGIQNIGICEQGRKINAPTSRKIKPIQNPALKLKTPIAYQRDSDPNMLPIEKEGRAVCINCGAIGVKHSFYTKLRNFCSQACVKATMEKSAIYWSGESQNKDISEELESSSTSVKDEHVFTEMPKIDVSNYLIPAEKSEVKAHQIMEDESESDDSLSFTTYPIEEDLLFPPDKKPCRPIPQTYDWVKDLTNKNDDVVPVQCFRYAPMADCWDDIAVGIKVEVVNTDCDNFSEEFPDYYWVASIVNIAGYKAKLRYEGYESEDSSDFWVNLCSCVVHPVGWCATRGKPLIPPKSIQSKHCDWKDFLVKRLTGARTLPTNFRLKIFESLKSKFRIDLNLELIDKEHISKVKVAKILNIIGKRLELRYYDDEEQVFWVHEDSPLIHPVGWAGRVGHSLCAPDEYCDRTSKGLRDKDDATEDLFPISIPFKSGFQVGMKLEAIDPLNLASICVATIMKVLNDGYLMISIDFYNSTPKDWFCYHCTSASIMPAGFCKAHGINLKPPQNSINPFVWKDYLVNSSSIAAPEHLFDMEIPNHGFKCGMKLECTDLMNPHLICVATVVRTAGRLIEVHFDGWENDFNQWLDCCSSDIFPVGWCELVGYKLEGPITQTIQEHRPSKHKKKKSRKHQRVPAKKVTVPPLIVHTKVPTSCYTSVDVSQKWTADNKITCVRSPVSAAESLGPDQSLPVASVNNATSIKEEDELKRSFLEKDINIWSEKDVSEFLLFNQCATYCDVFLSQNIDGIQLLNLTKEEIIHMTGNKVGPSLKIFDLIQKLKNKTKRKKYL; translated from the exons ATGGATTATCCGGTTCATAAAG ATCACATGAATTTTGTATGGATGAATGGagacaataatatgtttattccCCACTCTGAAAATGAACATACTGCAGCTATAGATCCGGCGTTTTTTGATAACTCTATGCCACAGACGGAAACTATTCAACCTAGCATG GAATTGAACAATTACATGTTATACAATCATCCAAAGGATATGGATAACTCAAATGGAATATGGAAATTCCAAGCTGCACGTGGTATTCAGAACATTGGGATTTGTGAACAAGGAAGAAAAATAAATGCACCTACCTCTCGCAAAATTAAACCTATTCAAAATCCtgcattaaaattgaaaactcctATTGCATATCAAAGAGATTCAGATCCTAACATGTTACCTATTGAAAAAGAAGGAAGAG ctGTTTGTATAAATTGCGGTGCCATTGGTGTTAAACATTCATTTTACACAAAACTAAGAAATTTCTGCAGTCAAGCTTGTGTTAAAGCAACAATGGAAAAGTCTGCAATCTATTGGTCCGGGGAATctcaaaataaagatatttctGAAGAACTAGAATCATCTTCTACTTCTGTAAAAGATGAACATGTATTTACTGAAATg cctaAAATTGATGTCAGTAATTACCTTATTCCTGCTGAAAAAAGCGAGGTTAAAGCTCACCAAATTATGGAAGATGAATCTGAATCTGATGATTCACTTTCTTTTACTACATATCCCATTGAAGAAGATTTATTGTTTCCTCCTGATAAAAAACCATGTCGTCCAATTCCTCAAACATATGATTGGGTGAAAGATTTGACTAACAAAAATGATGATGTTGTTCCTGTTCAATGTTTCcgttat gcTCCTATGGCCGACTGTTGGGATGATATAGCAGTTGGAATTAAAGTTGAAGTTGTAAATACAGATTGTGATAATTTTAGTGAAGAATTTCCTGACTACTATTGGGTTGCTTCTATAGTTAATATTGCag GATATAAAGCAAAGTTACGTTATGAGGGGTATGAATCAGAAGATAGTAGCGATTTTTGGGTAAATTTATGTTCTTGTGTTGTACATCCAGTTGGTTGGTGTGCTACGAGGGGTAAACCATTAATACCTCCTAAgt cTATTCAATCAAAACATTGTGATTGGAAAGATTTTTTAGTCAAGCGTTTAACAGGAGCTAGAACATTGCCTACaaattttcgtttaaaaatatttgaatctcTGAAGTCAAAATTTCG aattgatttaaatttggaATTAATTGATAAAGAACATATATCAAAAGTTAAGGTAGCCAAAATTCTTAATATAATTGGTAAACGGTTAGAACTAAGGTATTATGATGATGAAGAACAGG tattttgggTACATGAAGACTCACCATTAATTCATCCAGTTGGTTGGGCTGGTCGAGTAGGTCATAGTTTGTGTGCTCCTGATGAATATTGTGATAGAACATCAAAAGGCTTACGTGATAAAGATGATGCTACAGAAGATCTTTTTCCAATATCAATACCATTTAAGTCAGGATTTCAAGTTGGAATGAAACTGGAAGCAATTGATCCTTTAAACCTTGCATCAATATGTGTTGCAACTATTATGAAA GTGCTGAATGACGGCTATTTAATGATCTCTATTGACTTTTATAATAGTACACCAAAAGATTGGTTTTGTTATCATTGTACATCTGCAAGTATTATGCCAGCTGGATTTTGTAAAGCGCatggtattaatttaaaaccacCTCAAAATTCTATTAACCCTTTTGTATGGAAAGACTATCTAGTAAATTCTAGTAGTATAGCAGCTCCAGAACATCTCTTTGATATG GAAATACCTAATCATGGATTTAAATGCGGTATGAAACTTGAGTGTACTGATTTAATGAATCCTCATTTAATATGTGTGGCAACTGTAGTAAGAACAGCGGGGCGGTTAATAGAAGTTCATTTTGATGGATGGGAAAATGACTTCAACCAATGGTTAGATTGTTGCTCATCTGATATATTTCCAGTTGGCTGGTGTGAATTAGTTGGTTATAAATTAGAAGGACCTATCACACAAACCATTCAAG agcaTCGACctagtaaacataaaaaaaaaaaatcaaggaaaCATCAACGTGTACCAGCCAAAAAAGTTACTGTACCACCTTTAATAGTTCATACAAAGGTTCCTACTTCTTGTTATACTTCTGTGgac gtctCTCAGAAATGGACTGctgacaataaaataacttgtgTACGAAGTCCAGTTTCAGCAGCAGAATCTTTAGGTCCAGATCAATCTCTACCAGTTGCTAGTGTAAat AATGCAACAAGTATTAAAGAAGAAGATGAACTAAAACGATCATTTTTGgaaaaagatataaatatatggaGTGAAAAAGATGTATctgagtttttactttttaatcagTGTGCTACATACTGTGATGTTTTTTTAAGCCAA AATATTGATGGTATACAACTGTTGAATCTCACCAAAGAAGAAATTATACACATGACAGGAAATAAAGTTGGCCCATCACTGAAAATATTTGatcttatacaaaaattaaaaaacaaaactaaaagaaaaaaatacctgTGA